Proteins encoded by one window of Sorangium aterium:
- a CDS encoding DHA2 family efflux MFS transporter permease subunit — translation MENAKNDQVVKGGLSRAMVVVLVCIFMSMLDSSIVNVALPSIGEALHGSFVVLQWIVLSYLVVTSGLVLAMGRLGDIFGKKRLYIAGIVIFTAGSAVCAVPWNAGWLLLGRAVQGVGSAILLALGPALVTELVAPAERGKAFGMMGATVSLGLILGPGLGGVLVSSLGWNWIFLINVPIGLFAAVRALRDIPSTRPAAHESFDLLGATALFLGISSLVIAITGGERSGMGPEGAAALWAVSVGSFIAFVVVELKVKTPLLDLRIFRNALFSTNLAGAVLNSIALGGTLVLMPFYLQNVLALSVRTTGLLLAVTPIALTVVAPLAGGLSDRFGARRLILGGLLITAVGFYAISTLSQETGKVEYALKFLVLAVGVGLFQTPNSATIMSSIQTARTGIGAGLLSVARLLGQTVGVATVTGLWSWRVMSHVDMASGEGPLRAPLQAQVDGFRDVFLILLVTTVLTGLIVAQGFRSGTSPVGPLAAGGGRPAAG, via the coding sequence ATGGAAAACGCAAAAAACGATCAAGTTGTCAAGGGCGGACTGAGCCGGGCAATGGTGGTGGTGCTGGTATGCATCTTCATGTCGATGCTCGACAGCAGCATCGTCAACGTTGCGCTCCCCTCGATCGGCGAAGCCTTGCACGGCTCGTTTGTGGTCCTGCAGTGGATCGTACTCTCGTACCTGGTCGTCACGAGCGGGCTCGTGCTCGCGATGGGCCGTCTCGGCGACATCTTCGGCAAGAAGCGGTTGTACATCGCTGGTATCGTTATCTTCACCGCGGGCTCCGCGGTCTGCGCGGTCCCCTGGAACGCCGGGTGGCTGCTCCTGGGACGCGCGGTCCAGGGCGTCGGAAGCGCCATCCTGCTGGCGCTCGGGCCCGCCTTGGTGACCGAGCTCGTCGCGCCGGCCGAGCGCGGGAAGGCGTTCGGCATGATGGGCGCGACCGTCTCCCTGGGGCTCATTCTGGGGCCGGGGCTCGGTGGAGTTCTGGTCTCCTCGCTGGGCTGGAATTGGATCTTCCTGATCAACGTCCCCATCGGCCTGTTCGCGGCGGTGCGCGCTCTGCGCGATATTCCGTCGACGCGTCCGGCCGCGCACGAGTCGTTCGATCTTCTGGGCGCCACCGCGCTCTTTCTCGGGATCTCAAGCCTGGTGATCGCGATCACCGGGGGCGAGCGTTCGGGGATGGGTCCCGAGGGCGCGGCGGCGCTCTGGGCGGTCAGCGTGGGCTCGTTCATCGCTTTTGTCGTCGTCGAGCTCAAGGTCAAGACGCCCCTCCTCGATCTGCGGATTTTCAGGAACGCGCTTTTCAGCACGAACCTGGCGGGGGCGGTGCTGAATTCGATCGCTCTCGGCGGGACCCTGGTTTTGATGCCCTTCTATCTGCAGAACGTGCTCGCCCTCAGCGTTCGAACCACGGGGCTGCTCCTCGCCGTGACCCCGATCGCGCTCACCGTGGTTGCCCCGCTCGCGGGAGGTCTGAGCGATCGCTTCGGCGCGCGCCGCCTCATCCTCGGCGGACTGCTGATCACGGCGGTGGGCTTCTACGCGATCAGCACGCTCTCCCAAGAGACAGGCAAGGTCGAGTATGCGCTGAAGTTCCTTGTCCTGGCGGTCGGCGTGGGGCTCTTTCAAACACCGAACAGCGCGACCATCATGTCGTCGATCCAGACGGCGCGCACGGGCATCGGGGCGGGGCTCTTGTCGGTGGCGCGGCTCTTGGGCCAGACCGTGGGCGTCGCGACGGTCACCGGGCTCTGGTCGTGGCGTGTCATGTCGCACGTCGACATGGCCTCGGGCGAGGGCCCGCTGCGAGCGCCGCTGCAGGCGCAGGTCGACGGGTTTCGCGACGTGTTCCTGATTTTGCTGGTGACCACGGTGCTCACCGGCCTCATCGTGGCTCAAGGCTTTCGTTCCGGCACGAGCCCGGTCGGTCCGCTCGCCGCAGGGGGGGGCCGACCGGCAGCCGGCTGA
- a CDS encoding PfaD family polyunsaturated fatty acid/polyketide biosynthesis protein encodes MLGSAEFRKDYGVDLAYVAGAMYKGIASSDLVIRMGRASLLSFLGTGGMPLAQIERELDRIQGELGPTRAFGANLLANLDDPRLEMATVELLLKANVVNVEAAAFTQISDGVVWYRFKGAHWGADGEPAVRRRLIAKVSRAEIAESFLRPAPPAVVERLRAAGRLSAEEAEVALRAPVASDICVEADSGGHTDRGVLIVLLPCILRLRDRVCRAQGYAKSVRVGAAGGIGAPESAAAAFLMGADFVLTGSINQCTVEAGTSDAVKDLLQRVALGDTAYAPAGDMFELGARVQVVGRGLLFAPRANELYELYRRHSSLDEIDPQVRRRIEERYLCRSFAEVWDETRSYFERSNPARLREMERSPKAKMAAIFRWYFVHSTRLALRGSAEQKTDYQVQCGPAMAAFNEWVRGTPYESWRSRHVDSIAVLLMRGAEDHMRRAQRDEREEARL; translated from the coding sequence AGCCTCTTGAGCTTCCTCGGGACGGGGGGAATGCCGCTCGCGCAGATTGAGCGGGAGCTCGACAGGATCCAGGGAGAGCTCGGTCCGACGCGGGCGTTCGGCGCAAATCTCCTCGCGAACCTGGATGACCCCAGGCTGGAAATGGCCACCGTAGAGCTGCTCTTGAAGGCCAACGTGGTCAACGTCGAGGCGGCCGCGTTCACGCAGATCAGCGATGGTGTGGTGTGGTATCGATTCAAAGGGGCACACTGGGGGGCTGACGGCGAGCCGGCTGTGCGCCGCCGTCTGATCGCGAAGGTCTCGCGCGCGGAGATCGCCGAGTCGTTCCTACGCCCCGCTCCCCCGGCGGTCGTCGAGCGGCTGCGCGCCGCGGGGCGGCTCAGCGCAGAAGAGGCAGAGGTCGCGCTGCGCGCGCCCGTCGCGAGCGACATTTGCGTGGAGGCCGACTCCGGCGGGCACACCGATCGAGGTGTCCTGATCGTGCTCCTGCCATGCATTCTTCGACTGCGCGATCGCGTGTGCAGGGCGCAAGGCTACGCGAAGAGCGTACGCGTCGGGGCGGCGGGGGGAATCGGGGCACCGGAGTCCGCCGCGGCCGCCTTCCTGATGGGCGCAGACTTCGTGCTCACCGGCTCGATCAATCAGTGCACGGTCGAGGCGGGGACAAGCGACGCGGTCAAAGATCTGCTCCAGCGGGTAGCCCTCGGCGACACCGCCTACGCGCCCGCCGGCGATATGTTCGAGCTGGGAGCTCGCGTGCAGGTGGTCGGTCGAGGCCTTCTCTTCGCACCTCGGGCCAATGAGCTCTACGAGCTGTATCGCCGCCACTCGTCTTTGGACGAGATCGACCCGCAGGTCCGCCGGCGGATTGAGGAGCGTTATCTATGCCGGAGCTTCGCGGAGGTGTGGGACGAAACGCGGAGCTATTTCGAAAGGTCGAACCCGGCGCGTCTTCGGGAGATGGAGCGAAGCCCGAAGGCAAAAATGGCGGCCATCTTCCGCTGGTATTTCGTGCACTCGACACGCCTGGCGCTGCGGGGCAGCGCGGAGCAAAAGACGGATTATCAGGTGCAGTGCGGACCGGCGATGGCCGCCTTCAATGAATGGGTCAGGGGCACCCCTTACGAGAGCTGGCGATCGCGACACGTCGATTCCATCGCTGTGCTGTTGATGCGCGGCGCAGAAGACCATATGCGGCGCGCGCAGCGCGATGAGCGGGAGGAGGCGCGGCTCTGA
- a CDS encoding acyl carrier protein produces the protein MTRDEVLSIVRENIVMVLPEVDAALLRPERSLSELGANSVDRAEIVVGAMAALRIKVPGSELAEAKNIGGLVDVLYRKLSA, from the coding sequence ATGACGCGTGATGAAGTGTTGTCGATCGTGCGTGAAAACATCGTGATGGTCCTTCCGGAGGTGGATGCGGCCTTGCTGCGCCCGGAGAGGAGTCTCTCGGAGCTCGGGGCCAACTCCGTCGATCGCGCGGAGATCGTCGTGGGGGCCATGGCGGCGCTGCGGATCAAGGTGCCGGGCAGCGAGCTCGCCGAGGCGAAGAACATCGGCGGGCTCGTCGACGTCCTGTATCGCAAGCTCAGCGCTTGA
- a CDS encoding beta-ketoacyl synthase N-terminal-like domain-containing protein, whose protein sequence is MKGVLVTGMGIVGPFGSGVASFERALREGARPFTVTSPAISTRAGYIEAPVPEAVLQVAFGGQGRTGELHPRLRKLGARAPLAVQAALLAASEALWPAGAALSGERIDIVVGGQNLTHAFEQEALPAFRQEPAYVSPSAALRILDTDVLGCVSEAFDIRGEGMCVAGASASGNVAIIHGARLVCGGQADACLVVGALAELSLFQMQTLVSIGALGGEFFLDAPHRACRPFDRRHGGFIPGQASAALLLESAASARARGAEPLGCVLGGGIVLDAKSGSSPSVDGEVGAMRRALADAGASASHVSYVNAHGTGTPLGDEVELRAIAEVLGERCAEVPVNSTKVVTGHCLWAAGVVEAVATLVQMRAGFVHGNFNLDDPLETPCRLVGRASEAADIGVALSNSFGFGGINTSVVLGRASDSRA, encoded by the coding sequence ATGAAAGGCGTGCTTGTCACGGGTATGGGCATCGTGGGCCCCTTTGGGTCGGGGGTCGCGTCGTTCGAGCGCGCGCTCCGCGAGGGGGCACGGCCGTTCACGGTCACGTCGCCCGCGATCTCGACGCGCGCGGGCTACATCGAGGCTCCGGTGCCGGAGGCCGTTCTTCAGGTCGCGTTCGGCGGTCAAGGCCGGACCGGCGAACTTCACCCGCGCCTCCGCAAGCTGGGCGCTCGAGCTCCTCTTGCCGTACAAGCCGCGCTCCTCGCGGCGTCGGAGGCGTTGTGGCCGGCCGGCGCGGCGCTCTCCGGCGAACGGATCGACATCGTCGTCGGAGGGCAGAACCTCACGCACGCATTCGAGCAGGAGGCGCTGCCGGCCTTCCGACAAGAACCCGCCTACGTGAGCCCGAGCGCGGCGCTCCGCATTCTTGACACCGACGTCCTTGGGTGCGTCAGCGAGGCGTTCGACATCCGCGGCGAGGGGATGTGCGTGGCCGGGGCGTCGGCGTCCGGAAACGTCGCGATCATTCACGGCGCGCGCCTCGTCTGCGGCGGCCAGGCCGATGCGTGCCTCGTCGTCGGCGCGCTCGCCGAGCTGTCGCTCTTTCAAATGCAGACGCTCGTCAGCATCGGCGCGCTCGGCGGCGAGTTCTTCCTCGACGCCCCGCACCGAGCTTGCAGGCCGTTCGATCGCCGCCACGGGGGGTTCATCCCTGGCCAGGCGAGCGCCGCGCTGTTGCTGGAGAGCGCTGCGTCCGCTCGTGCCAGGGGGGCGGAGCCGCTCGGATGCGTGCTCGGGGGCGGCATCGTCCTCGACGCGAAGAGCGGCTCGAGCCCGTCCGTTGACGGCGAAGTCGGCGCCATGCGCCGCGCGCTCGCCGACGCAGGTGCGAGCGCGAGCCACGTGAGCTACGTGAACGCGCACGGCACCGGAACGCCGCTGGGCGACGAGGTCGAGCTTCGGGCGATCGCGGAGGTGCTCGGCGAGCGGTGCGCGGAGGTCCCGGTGAACTCGACGAAGGTCGTGACGGGTCACTGCCTCTGGGCCGCGGGGGTCGTTGAAGCCGTGGCCACGCTCGTGCAGATGCGAGCTGGTTTCGTGCACGGCAACTTCAACCTGGACGACCCCCTCGAGACTCCTTGCAGGCTGGTCGGTCGGGCCAGCGAGGCGGCGGACATCGGCGTCGCCCTGAGCAATTCGTTCGGCTTTGGCGGCATCAATACGAGCGTCGTGCTCGGACGAGCATCGGATTCGCGCGCATGA